In one Tessaracoccus palaemonis genomic region, the following are encoded:
- a CDS encoding DNA-formamidopyrimidine glycosylase family protein, with protein sequence MPEGDSVWRLAHRLQPLEGREITYSQFRVPQLATSSLTGRTIDRVFPRGKHLLWDCSGLMLHTHLRMEGTWRIHPVGRRWSLPAHTARVVVRVTGDVELVGHDLGIVELWPSAQLDRRLGWLGPDLLADDWPAGRDEAVRRVLADPDRSIGEALLDQRNLAGIGNEYRAEVCFLSGVHPARPVRDAPAEAMIDLSAKLMRGNLESPVRTFTGDHRRGHTTFVFGRNHRPCLRCGTTIVSATLGGGSSIADSAAGQERIVWWCPTCQPS encoded by the coding sequence GTGCCTGAGGGCGACTCCGTCTGGCGTCTCGCCCACCGGCTCCAACCGCTCGAGGGCCGCGAGATCACCTACAGCCAATTCCGCGTCCCCCAGCTGGCCACCTCGTCGCTCACCGGCCGCACCATCGACAGGGTCTTCCCGCGCGGCAAGCACCTGCTGTGGGACTGCTCAGGGCTGATGCTGCACACGCACCTGAGGATGGAGGGCACCTGGCGGATCCACCCCGTCGGCCGGCGCTGGTCGCTGCCCGCCCACACCGCACGCGTCGTCGTGCGGGTGACGGGCGACGTGGAGCTGGTCGGGCACGACCTGGGGATCGTCGAACTGTGGCCGTCGGCCCAGCTCGACCGGCGGCTCGGCTGGCTCGGCCCGGACCTGCTCGCCGACGACTGGCCCGCGGGGCGCGACGAGGCCGTCCGCCGCGTGCTCGCCGACCCCGACCGGAGCATCGGCGAGGCCCTGCTCGACCAGCGCAACCTCGCGGGCATCGGCAACGAGTACCGCGCCGAGGTGTGCTTCCTGAGCGGGGTCCACCCCGCGCGCCCGGTCCGCGACGCGCCCGCCGAGGCGATGATCGACCTGTCAGCGAAGCTGATGCGCGGCAACCTCGAGTCCCCCGTCAGGACGTTCACCGGCGACCACCGGCGCGGCCACACAACCTTCGTGTTCGGCCGCAACCACCGCCCCTGCCTGCGCTGCGGCACCACGATCGTGTCCGCGACGCTCGGGGGCGGGTCGAGCATCGCGGACAGCGCCGCAGGTCAGGAACGCATCGTCTGGTGGTGCCCCACCTGCCAGCCGTCCTGA